The genomic segment TTTAAGTGTGTTCCGACTTTTATCCCACCCGATCTGTTTAGCAGGTACTATCATGGGTTCTGTAAACAGCAGCTGTGGCCGTTGTTCCACTATATGCTGCCCTTGTCACCAGATCTTGGTGGCAGGTTTAATCGCTCATTATGGCAGGCTTATGTTTCAGTTAATAAGATTTTTGCTGATAGGATAATGGAAGTGATTAATCCTGAAGATGATTTTGTATGGGTCCATGATTATCATTTGATGATTCTGCCCACCTTCCTGAGGAAGAGGTTCAATAGGGTGAAGCTCGGGTTTTTTCTACATAGTCCATTTCCTTCATCAGAGATATACAAGACCTTGCCCATAAGGGAAGAAATTTTGCGAGCTCTACTGAACTCAGATTTGATTGGGTTCCATACTTTTGACTATGCAAGGCATTTCCTCTCCTGTTGCAGTCGAATGCTAGGCCTATCTTATGAATCTAAAAGGGGTTACATAGGCCTTGAATATTACGGGCGGACTGTGAGTATCAAGATTCTTCCAGTTGGTATTCATATGGCGCAGCTTCAGTCAGTCTTGAGTTTAAGAGAGACGGAGGTAAAAGTTGCTGAGCTTATTAAGCAGTTTCAAGATAAGGGGAGGACAATGTTGCTTGGGGTTGATGACATGGACATATTTAAAGGCATCAGTTTGAAGTTATTGGCGATGGAACAACTGTTGCAGCAACATCCAGAGAAGCAAGGGAAGGTTGTTTTGGTGCAGATAGCCAATCCAGCaagggggaaagggaaagaTGTGAAGGAAGTTCAGGAAGAAACTTACTCAACTGTTAAGAGAATTAATGAGGCATTTGGGCAGCCAGGATATGAACCAGTTATCTTGATCGACCAGCCACTGAAGTTCTATGAAAGGGTTGCTTATTATGTAGTTGCTGAGTGTTGTTTGGTCACAGCAGTTAGGGATGGAATGAATCTCATTCCGTATGAATACATAATTAGCCGACAAGGAAATGAAAAACTAGATGAAGTTTTAGGATTGAAACCTTCCAGTCCAAAAAAGAGCATGTTAGTTGTCTCAGAGTTCATAGGGTGCTCGCCATCCCTGAGTGGAGCAATCAGAGTTAACCCTTGGAACATTGATGCAGTTGCTGAAGCTATGGACTCTGCTCTTGTTATGGCTGAACCAGAAAAACGGCTGAGGCATGAGAAACACTACAAGTATGTAAGCACACATGATGTAGGCTATTGGGCTCGTAGTTTTCTGCAGGATTTGGGTAGAACATGTAAGGATCATGTAAGGCGGAGATGCTGGGGTATTGGATTTGGCTTAAGTTTTAGGGTGGTGGCGCTGGATCCAAATTTCAGGAAGTTGTTAATGGAGCATATAGTTTCAGCTTACAAAAGGACAACAATTCGGGCCATCCTTCTGGATTATGATGGCACTTTGATGCCTCAGAATTCAATTGATAAGAAGCCTAGCTCTAAAACGATTGAAATCCTGAATACGTTGTGCAGAGATAAGAACAACACGGTTTTCATTGTCAGTGCTAGAAGTCGAAACAAGCTAGAAGAATGGTTTTCATCTTGTCAAAAGCTTGGACTTGCAGCAGAACATGGCCATTTCCTGAGGTATGTATTGATGATTGTTTTAAGTACAATTCCACTTCACATTGACATTGGTCAgataaataatttatttgttgAACCTTGTGAtttgtttttccattttaaGGATTAGGAGAGATGAGGAGTGGGAAACTTGCGTACCAACAGTGGAATGTGGGTggaaacagattgcagagcctGTTATGAAACTTTACACAGAAACAACTGATGGATCAGTAATTGAAATCAACGAGACTGCGATGGTATGGTGTTATGAAGATGCAGATCCAGATTTTGGATCCTGTCAAGCAAAAGAACTTCTTGATCATCTTGAAAGTGTCCTTGCCAATGAGCCTGTTACGGTCAAGAGTGGTCAGAACATTGTTGAAGTTAAGCCACAGGTACATATAGTTTCGTCTGTTGTTTCTACTGGATAGCTcttatttcttcaatgaaaatgATTCTATTGTGCAACTCTTATGTCTTCAATGCAAATTTATATTTACTGGTCTATGTTAAATGGCTTTGTAGCATTACCAGTTGTTAATGTTGTTGGTTGAATTCATTTGGAAATCGAGAAGAACAAACATTTTTGAGCCTAATTTCCTAAGGTTTTATACAGATTAGCAACTGCAAATCAATTACCTCTCCATGATTCATGAGATAGAAAGAACAACTAtgcttttatatttatttcctGCACTTTTCAACTAAAATTATGTCTCCATCTTCTTCCTGGATTAGAGTCATTTCTGTGATCGCATCTTAACCTCAAAGAACTTAACAGATCCAAGCTTGCAAGTATTGCCATTTTCACCTGGGACAGGCAAAAAGTAGGTTCTCTTTTTCGAGACATATAAGTGCGACATGCCATTGCATTATCATGTTTTCTATGGGTATTGAGTTATCATTTTTTTGCTAGTGGACATGcggtttttctttccttctaaggacaaggaaaagaaactgAACATTTGTCGTCAACCAACAGAACAATAGTCCAAGGACTGTCATCCTATGTTAAGCTTTGCTGGATATTCTTTCCAAATTACTCGTTGGCAAAAAATTCTGCGCGTTCTGATTTTTGAGGAGATTAAACATTGTCGAGCTTTCTTGTTTAATGGAGTTTGCTGCATGCTTGTTTGCAGGGTGTGAGCAAGGGTCTTGTAGCCAAACGCCTACTCTCCTCCATGCAAGAGAGAGGAATTTCTCCAGATTTCGTTCTGTGTATTGGAGACGACAGATCTGATGAAGACATGTTTGAAGTCATCACGAACTCTGTGGCAGGAACATCTATAGCTCCAACTGCAGAAGTCTTTGCATGTACTGTTGGTCGAAAACCCAGCAAGGCAAAATATTATCTTGATGATACGGCTGAAATTGTAAGATTGATGCAGGGCTTGGCCTCAGTTGCAGAGCAGATGGTGCCGCTTTAGAACCCTACGGGCTTTAAAGGGCAACACATGATGCAATCTGTCATGGAGGCTCAATTGCTCAATCGTGCTTGTTTCGTTTGTAGGAGTACTTTTTATGTTTTCCACTAGCACCTGTAAATTAAGAATAGACTAAGAGAAGCTGCACAACggtgcttttttgtttttcccttgTTCTTAGTTTTTTCCTCAGCTAGTGCTTGATCATCATCTGAGAAAGTTGTACATATGAAATGGAAAACGTGCACtgatttattttgtttgtttttagaCTTTCATTGAGGAGTGCTACTTTTCTTGTTTCCAGCGGTGGTCATATTTGCCTTTGTGCTATTTGCTCAAAATGAGGATCAATGACAGCTATTGGAGCTAAATGCAATGTCTCAAACAACAATGgaagaaacaaaattttctttctgGTGCTTTTTCATTGCCTTGAGAGCTTTCTTTACCCTTTCATTTGTGTACCTCTTGTAGTAGATATGATCTCTTGCGTATTGATATGGTTTCTGGGAGGCTGCAGATGAAATCTCTCAGATGGGGTAAACATTAGACAATATTGGATAGAGGTTGAAGACGGGCGAAATCTATGCTACTTGATGACATATTTTAAACCGAGCATGTTTagaattttaataattttagaaattgatTTGTTATTTGGTAACTATATTGGATTTGGTGTTACACTTGGTTTAGGAAATAGAGTTGAGTCATGTTTTGGTATTATAATTGTTGGGCTTTGAGAGAGCCAAACTCAGGGAGAATTTAACCATGAGTTAGAATGGAAATCACAACCATGGGTTTGACACCACATTCAACCCAAAACCTTAAGGCATTGGATCTATGGATCATTCCCACTTATATGTTCCTTATTCTACTCATCTCTTTTCGATGTGGGACATTGATTCACACTTGATAtcccaacaatctccccctcaaTTGTGAATCTCTTCCACATCGGACTTCTCTCCCTAACCCATCCACTCCATCAAGCCCACTTCAATTTGGAGTGTACGATTCTTGCTCAAGAGCCCACATGCCCTTGCCTCACTGCAGGtctgcatgatttttttttccccgcTCTTACCACTCCCACTGGCTTTTTACTCTGGAGTCACTGCCCAGCCGAACCATCGGCTCTGATATCACTTGTTGGGCTTTGAGAGTGCCAAATTCGGGGAGAATTTAACCATGAGTTAGAATGGGAACCACAACCATGGATTTGACACCACATTCAACCCAAAACCTTAAGCCATTGGATCTATGGATCATTCCCACTTATATGCTCCTCATACTACTCATCTCTTTCCGATGTGGGACATTGATTCACACTTGATATCCCAACAATAATTAGAATAGGATTTGTGGTTATGTTTCTCTATTTAAGGACCTGGAGTTCTAAGTTTGTAGTTGCGGGAAATTAGTAGATTGAAGTAGAATATTTTGTTTCCTCCCGACGCCCGTCCCTTTCTTATTGTTTATTATTTATAAGATTTTAATGTTATTTCTTTGTAAGATTTTAATGTTACTTCTGTTGTGTGATTTTTTGTACTAATACTGCTTCGTTTGAAAATCCATGTAGGAATTTCTTCTATACTGTTTGATTTGTTCTTTTGGTCTTTGCTACTTTTTATTTATGGTATAACACCATTTTGCATTATAAATCATAAAAAGTTCGTGTATTTTTTCTATTGGTAATAAAAGTTTGTTTATCGTGGAATGCAAGAAATCTTGCCATTTGCTGCCTCTGTTAAAATCcagggcattttttttttttttgaaaatgctTCTGAAAATCTGTCAAAGTTGTTCTTTGCACTATAATACAATAATAGTATTTCGTGCCTCATTATACTGACTTTTGTGaatagaaaatgaagttttttttttaattttatttccaTACTTCAATATTATCAAACTTGCCCTTACTAAATTCATTTAATGCAGTATAGTATGAAAAAATGATAATAGACATGGTAAAAATTTCAATGACCTCCAAATTGGAGATTGGTTGGAAGGTCTCATAGTTcctttttattcatttattattattatttttttttcttggaacGAGTTTGATCAAAAGGTAATATTAATACACAGATGATTGCTAAGCAAGATCAAAAGTTCCAAATATTAGCAATTTCATGGGTATCAACATATTTGTATGTATTgtgatttttattttcatataaaaagaataatttccaaagaaaatattttataaGTAAAATTATTCTTGAGACGCAGATGACCATAAAACTTCACATACAAAATAAAGATGGTAGCAAATAGTGCATAGATAAATATGAATGCTAGTTCATCAGCTAAATTGCTTCTTCAATATCTTGAGAATCAAAAGAGCCATATTAAAATTCTTCCTATACTTCATTCATTGTAAGTATCAATTAGCTGAAAAACCTAAGCAAAACAGGTACATATATAATATGGATTAATCTTCTGaacaaggaaaaataattaaggaaaaatcgttcatgtgacggccccacctccccctgggcgtaccctaggatttagcggaccgcctgtccagctctcgtcaggactcactcactcatagttcaagaaaaaaaataacgcacatccatagaaaataaacAACACAgtcacttcaacttaatatatacattgatactcAAAATCAGAtacaaaacttctacacaccaaaatacttcaaaatttttacaattcgagtacaatcaaccctagtcgggtactagcgtgagtacaatatcaaaagtcaaaataactagactacgctagtcggtatacgtctcacgcctcgctcgtaccccctgtaaggaaaacaaatgacgtggaatgagctaaaaacccagtgagattccaaatagcaagttaaccCTTATTTAAAAATGCAAGTATCgcgtagcaaagtaatgagcatgaatagttcataaaagtgagcaataatacttcaagtagcaaatctcaaagtgagcgagtgtaaaagtttttcaaaagaaacaataatccaataaacaataatcactccaaagtataaggatacggatggctctcaggagccaaattcccattgcatcaccagagtttgatcaagtaatagttgacattccgtcaaccttcaagtaagtaaccaatccagtagagcaccacttacactactctccgtccaccattcacaccccctactgggcctaaaatcctcaataaatattggtggtaatactcgagtataccgattagtcgaggagataacactacactcgacatcactaactacccatggttcgttatctaatcgaccaaacccttgccggctcgactcgattaactagccagtggggtttggggtcCCCAAAAAAGTCGATGaggtaacactccaatcgactgaattaaaataaaagtatggagacgggaatgagaggcacctcccactcggatagagtatggtacatactgccgctccacacttacaaatcaagtacaagtatatcaagttaattgcaacaataaacaagtagatatcatattaaggcaagtgcgataaagtacacccttgtccgATCAATAAATttcgtatcatgtattttcatggatcaagtattaaaacaagtgtccagttcaaccagatatttggaagcactcaccaaaagatgcggtgcctttacaagttacgttcgggtattactccgtgtgtgtggagttcaaatctgcgataaaacattgtttaagagcttttgaaagtaattaaggttcgaaacttaaacgtttcgtttaacgagaatcacataattgaaaattatttgtagaatatttgtaaactcatgctcgctcttaaatttttcaaacttggaaacaactatactttgaaataccatttgggtcgacgaaatggcgaaaaaatatttctattagtcataaatttcatttttttcaagagtacaaggtcggccaagttctaacttatatatctcgataaaagaaggtgcaatatcctagatggttcaagtggcattcgctctcaaaccttactcaagtcgcaagcaTATTTACCTAgttttcgagcgtaaatttgggcagcacgccctttgtatttacctattttccagccatttatggcttcattcttttcctcaatcaacccaaagttacacacaacataatctcatttcattagccgtccaataggctcaaggtcatacaagtacaaaatcaagctaagaaCATGTGCGGAACTGAAGTTTAAGTtaggaaacaaaaggcagatttgacgttgttttgcgtaacggacacaaccggagctacgcttatcggattagggtgaaacttataccatttcgaagctaaggcagagagctacaactttgatgaagagagctacaactttgatgaagatcactcggtccagttcgtagtgtagctaggtcaaaatttcaaattatagaACCTGAATCTCACACTCGGGCTACTTAACCGCACTATacgtaaatgacaataactcaagctaccgaagtccaataaAGGTGATTCCAAGGATGTTGGAAATTTacgacatagcactacaactttcatgttttgggaaaatgctaaatcagtacggatcatggtgaacagacacggttagtattgcgaaatatcaaaattgtccattggactaaacctatgagagtcaggggtatttttgtcttttcataggctacgttgctccgattgagttgaaattttgtaagcaactataaaatatcattatatacaattttcatgttttatactaagcctaattcagcctctaacatactgaaatggaaccgggcagaactgaagctacaatttccagaaatctggaattttgctacatcaagctataattcacatttttaccttaaaaccaccactactttctcctttacaagattatataccatatagatacatcatacaacacctaacccacaagaaaccctaactcaaaagtcatccatctaatcatcaaaatcacttggaacaagcatcacaagtacaatactaacattaatacccaacttaatcatgattaatggagaaagaaaggttgatcagccattatacctcaaaacaagagcttgcaagaatgatcctccacctttccttgaaattttttgttccTTAAGctttccaagcttccaaactagtgattgatcggtttagcttttcttgtttgcactaaaaaggttggattcaatgTTGAagattgaaaactctcttcactctcctccctctccttgctctcgactgaccagaaaaaaaatgaggaagaatgagctcaaatggaagataagaaggcaagacaaaaggttggtcaaggaaccataggtggttgacacttgtcatcaccaaaaccaactaaaattttgttttcttttccttgcattttggccacatatttcggttatgtggctgaggatgagggagatattttacaaaaatatcaagggtatgtggtggtagggaagtggtggtcaagtggtgggttcaatcggtagtgatcgatatcCGTCGGtccgagccgattttccttaaatcgcatatactagggtttttatcttataatcactaacttattattatcacttctaatcatataatattttctcatccaaaagtcactcttacctaccaaatttgatcctcactccgtaccaaataatcacactacgaaaaaaacgtgaaaaccctaattcgcgctaacttgaaaacgaaaagagaAAActcttacttctatattcatttgcacttattgtagagtgattgggtagtagggctagtataaaagaataatttccaaataaaagggaatttttttacgaaaaatataaggaatttgcaagtcctcacagttcaaaacgtccctcacattttgtaaaatgacttttcttgtccctcatttttaaaagtgtttacgtcccttacaaattcattttaatcaaatttggtccctacctaggtttccgactagttttttgtcggaatccatcacgtgccttgcacgtgattattttttaagggcaaatttGTCCAATTAATTTTACATAATTCTATCCAAAgtccctcatatttcacaaaatgaatttttttgtccctcacatttcacaaaatgaattttttcatcattcacattttacaaaatgaattttttaatccCTCATTAATCATGTATATGAATAGTTTTTTCTAAATCCATGTATgtatctatttaatttcacttgaataatacgaatagcataTGTACAACTACTTAGTCtatttagatgaaatcaaataatttgAACATTGTCGAGTGTTTATATCAAATTAGATTTGGAcaaaaaaatcaaaggaaaagtatgacaaaaagaagtaagtaattgacactttcaaattttaggacaatcacaaggcaaataattcaattgttggtcttcaaagGTTGCGAGTAGAAACTTCAGATTTAAACCGCAATTCGATAGCATGACTATATAATTCGAGTTAGAACCCATTAATTAAATACCCTTAGTAgacaactcaataaatgaattattactaaaagaGAAAAGCCCacaaattttgaacaaattcacatggtgaaatcaaatagatatatacatgggtttaaaataaaattattagttttaaacccatgtatatatctattaaaTAGCATGTGTACAATTACAATTAATCTATttaggtaaaatcaaatagaaatatattacatactattcgtattattcaaatgaaatcaaatatatacatacgtggattaaaaaaattattcatacaCATGGTCAATGAGGGATaacaaatttattttatgaaatgtgagggatgaaaaaattcattttgtgaaatgtgaaggacTATGGATTGAAtcatgtaaaatttgatttgataattttgcccctaaaaaataatcacgtgcaaggcacgtgatggaTTCTGACTAAAAACTAGTCGGAAATCTAGGTAGGAACCGAATTTGATCAATGTAAATTTGTAAGGAACGTAatattacacttttaaaagtaagggatgaaaaccattattttgtaaaatatgagtGATGTTTAAGAGATTTTCCCAATAATTAACTGCTAAAATTGCTGTTATATAATGGACTGGGCCCAGCTTCATCACACTTCAAGCTGAGTAAAATCAGAAAACCGGAAGCATTTTCTCCTTCGGCTCAGTCTCACCTAAATGTCAATCCCAGTAGAATTGGGCTAAACTACCAGCGTCCATCCTGTTTAGCCCAGTTATAGAATCCTTTAATTTGACAAATCTAATGCTTACACAAGGGTTATAACTGCTAGGGCATAAACGATAGTGttcaaatttatttgtttattttaatgAGTTTAAGATTTGAGTTGAtttcaaataaatatttattgaaTTGAGCTCGAGCAACTTGAATTTGtctgtatgtgtgtgtgtgtgtctataaatatatatatatatatatatatatatatatatataatctttTTTGTGTAACTGAAAGATCTTAAATCTAGGATCTCTCAATTATACTTCCTTCTCTCGTACCACCCAAATCGAACTCAAATGTTTAGGGAACAAAAAATGAATCAAAGTCAAACAAATTCTTATCAAATCGAACTTGATTCAAATATTGAGTAATTTAGTTAGTCTTTCAAACTTGTAATGATTCTTTATCCATCATTGTCTAAGACCATGTTCGCTCATtcttccaaaaaattaaaaagacaGTTGAACTTTTTGGTAGCCAATAATGAAATTAAATGCACTTGAAAACATACCCCTAGTGTTGAAGAATTCAATTTTGACCTTTTCCACTTTTTAATTGTTGGGCAATTCGTAAACGAATCATATTTGGAATGCTTTACAATGAAATCAAAATATAACCACAAGCTACGGGAACATCAGTTACATCACCATAACATCAGGAGTTCACGGACTCATAACTATTATTGTCTGTGTTTACAAATTTCAGCATTTGTCTTTCAGAAGTTAAAATAAGCTAATTTCTTTGAACTCACAACATGTTGAGCCACTGCCATATcgaataaaatttttttctatccTTTACtgattaaagggaaaaaaagggtTTAGAATGATGTTAATTGTAATCGTTACTCTATTCTAAGTTCGGGATCTGTAACAAAACAGTTTTTTGCTATTCATAATGAATCTTACAAATTGTCTATCAATATATAATTTGAGAATGCCTCCGCGTGAATGGTCCAGCGGTAGCACCTCCCACTGGTGACCACTTGGTCCCAAAAACGAGTTTCTGCTCTGCTGGATTCCTCCGCGCACTTATCGTGCTTGGGTCGGGTTGGAGCGCCGGACCCgggccgcaggggattagtcgggccccgtaaggaAATATTAATCACGATGTATATACACGTGTATGCCTTCGCGCATGAGTATtacttttaaaagaaaatttagcgAAAAAGGAATGCGATTTAAGAAGCAGAGAGAGGACCGAGAAATTAtaacccaaaaattttaaattttgaaatgtcAATTTTAATTTCTAAATCAAGACTTCTTCGACTCGTGACTAGTCAAAGGTTAGATATTATTTTGTACTAATGGGCCTATTGACTTGCTCTCGGTGACACTATCGGGTTTGCCTTTAGCCTATGCCAAAGGCTTCCTTAGAGCACCAGAAAATTTTGGTCAAGCCGAGCTGGCtttgtcctttttcttttgagatGTGATCTAGTCACTCGAATTAGTCCTCCCGTGATGCAACAGTGACCGATTAAAAAGGCATATTGATTTAATTGACTTGTGAAGAGCTCTAATTTGAATGATATTGCAAATTTAACAATTAAAAACAGGACCAAAgtttgaaagttttttttttaacacagcaaatgtgaaatttttgtttaaataaAGAGAAATGATTTGATTATGAAGATGATTAAATAAATATGACCAGCAAAAATAAGAGTCAACTGTGACTGTTCTTGCTATTGTAAGGGCATAAATGATTGTTTTGACTGGTTTTACATGTTTGAAAATTTGTTTCATGAATCCATCCACATAACAGGTTAAGTACACTAGcagttaactttttttttttttttgggagcagCAGTTAGTTATAGTATTGGTTCActagaatgattattttttttcccaGAAAATTAAACTATAATGACTACAATTAGTATAATTACCCAAACATTAGAAAATAAGCtgattaaacaaaaaaatatgcaaaataaaTTCTGATAATGATTATCTTggtaaacaaaataaaatactacACTTTAAGTAAATACCTTCAACTATATAGACttcatgtacaaaaaaaaaaaaaaacttatttttacTGTAACTCAGCTATTCAtatttggcaaaaaattgattagACCTGGTCTACTATGCCCAGTGGCCCAAATTTTGACACGAACCACTAGATCTGTGGATGA from the Coffea arabica cultivar ET-39 chromosome 11e, Coffea Arabica ET-39 HiFi, whole genome shotgun sequence genome contains:
- the LOC113717709 gene encoding alpha,alpha-trehalose-phosphate synthase [UDP-forming] 6-like, translated to MVSRSYSNLLELASGEAPAPSLGSISRRIPRIMTVAGIMSDLDDDASDSVCSDPSSSAQKDRIIIVANQLPIRAQRKSDSSKGWTFNWDDNSLLLQLKDGLGDDDLEVIYVGCLKEDIHPNEQDEVSQILLETFKCVPTFIPPDLFSRYYHGFCKQQLWPLFHYMLPLSPDLGGRFNRSLWQAYVSVNKIFADRIMEVINPEDDFVWVHDYHLMILPTFLRKRFNRVKLGFFLHSPFPSSEIYKTLPIREEILRALLNSDLIGFHTFDYARHFLSCCSRMLGLSYESKRGYIGLEYYGRTVSIKILPVGIHMAQLQSVLSLRETEVKVAELIKQFQDKGRTMLLGVDDMDIFKGISLKLLAMEQLLQQHPEKQGKVVLVQIANPARGKGKDVKEVQEETYSTVKRINEAFGQPGYEPVILIDQPLKFYERVAYYVVAECCLVTAVRDGMNLIPYEYIISRQGNEKLDEVLGLKPSSPKKSMLVVSEFIGCSPSLSGAIRVNPWNIDAVAEAMDSALVMAEPEKRLRHEKHYKYVSTHDVGYWARSFLQDLGRTCKDHVRRRCWGIGFGLSFRVVALDPNFRKLLMEHIVSAYKRTTIRAILLDYDGTLMPQNSIDKKPSSKTIEILNTLCRDKNNTVFIVSARSRNKLEEWFSSCQKLGLAAEHGHFLRIRRDEEWETCVPTVECGWKQIAEPVMKLYTETTDGSVIEINETAMVWCYEDADPDFGSCQAKELLDHLESVLANEPVTVKSGQNIVEVKPQGVSKGLVAKRLLSSMQERGISPDFVLCIGDDRSDEDMFEVITNSVAGTSIAPTAEVFACTVGRKPSKAKYYLDDTAEIVRLMQGLASVAEQMVPL